The following coding sequences lie in one Variovorax terrae genomic window:
- the hrpA gene encoding ATP-dependent RNA helicase HrpA, whose amino-acid sequence MAAMAAHQVIIVCGETGSGKTTQLPKIALAMGRGKLNAAPGRGRLIGHTQPRRIAASSVAKRIAEELKTPLGEVVGYKVRFQDRLSRDASVKLMTDGILLAETQTDPLLKAYDTIIIDEAHERSLNIDFLLGYLREILPRRPDLKVVVTSATIDADRFAQHFASTKGPAPIIYVSGRMFPVEQRWRPFEESRDYGLDEAIADAVDELWSDPRQGGDILVFLPGEREIREAADHLRKHLSHQPVLRSAEVLPLFARLSQAEQDRIFDSHSGRRIVLATNVAETSLTVPGIRYVIDAGTARVKRYSFRSKVEQLLVEPVSQAAANQRAGRCGRVANGICIRLYDEKDFAGRPRFTDPEILRSSLAGVILRMKSLHLGDVEQFPFIEPPQRRAIADGYQLLNELGAVDDANELTSIGAELAKLPLDPRVGRMILEARERQALDEVLVIASALSVQDVRDRPMEAQQAADQAHVKFDDEKSEFSGYLKLWKWLGDARGGHGAEHKLSNRQYEQLLRQNFVSVRRVREWRDIHSQLHTVVAEHGWRHPAPGRPKPGAAPSGGSNDAKRGAWGPSSAAPASYEQLHLSMLSGLLGNIGCKLDDEDVYLGARGIKFHRHPGAHLSKKPGRWIVAAELVETTRLFGRGIAAIEPQWIEQVAGHLLKKQLLDPHWEKKAAEVTALERATLYGIVIYNGRRMNFGRVDMVAAREIFIREALVGGQWDTRLPFLAANQKLIRQVEELEHKSRRQDVLVDDELIYAFYDQQLPADVCSGHGFESWYREEVKRQPKLLLLTRDELMRHEAAGITTNAFPKTLRLGGVDCAATYLHEPGDARDGLTVTVPLFVLNQVGEERCEWLVPGMLKDKIQALLKSLPQKPRSRFVPLPESAARLAEALGAPERFGTGSLTDALLKQVREATSLDVKRADFKLDMLSPHLFMNFRVVDEHGRQLGHGRNLGALKAELGAQARGAFQALAGLKLPAQPATAPKNEKNVPDVQVQRSSVAIKNIAKPAPGAEQRHTAWTFGELPELMEIRKGGQTLIGFPALIDGGDSVAIEVFDEPEVAAAKHRAGLRRLFALQIRDALKYLEKNLPDLQKMAVAFMPLGTQEELRDQIIDVALDRAFLLEPLPSNEFDFKRRVEEGRGRLTLIANEVARLAGTVLAEYALAARKIKDTKNQPEATADAAQQLQRLMPKRFVASTPWAQLQHVPRYLKAITLRLDKLRADPARDAARLAELRPQEQRYWRLVAERKGAVDDRMQEFRWLLEELRVSFFAQELRTPQPVSVKRLDKAWAQINS is encoded by the coding sequence ATGGCCGCCATGGCGGCGCACCAGGTGATCATTGTCTGCGGCGAGACCGGTTCGGGCAAGACCACGCAGCTGCCCAAGATCGCGCTGGCCATGGGACGCGGCAAGCTCAACGCCGCGCCGGGCCGGGGCCGGCTGATCGGCCACACCCAGCCGCGGCGCATCGCCGCCTCCAGCGTGGCCAAGCGCATCGCCGAAGAACTCAAGACGCCGCTGGGCGAGGTGGTGGGCTACAAGGTGCGCTTCCAGGACCGGCTCAGCCGCGACGCCTCGGTCAAGCTCATGACCGACGGCATTTTGCTGGCCGAGACCCAGACCGACCCGCTACTCAAAGCCTACGACACGATCATCATCGACGAGGCGCATGAGCGCAGCCTGAACATCGACTTCCTGCTGGGTTACCTGCGCGAGATCCTGCCCCGGCGGCCCGACCTCAAGGTGGTGGTGACCTCGGCCACCATCGACGCCGATCGCTTCGCGCAGCACTTTGCCTCAACCAAAGGCCCGGCGCCGATCATCTATGTCTCGGGCCGCATGTTCCCGGTGGAGCAGCGCTGGCGGCCGTTCGAGGAGTCGCGCGACTACGGCCTGGACGAGGCCATCGCCGACGCGGTGGACGAGCTCTGGAGCGACCCGCGCCAGGGCGGCGACATCCTGGTCTTCCTGCCCGGCGAGCGCGAGATCCGCGAGGCCGCCGACCACCTGCGCAAGCACCTGTCGCACCAGCCGGTCTTGCGCAGCGCCGAGGTGCTGCCGCTGTTCGCGCGCCTGTCGCAGGCCGAGCAGGACCGCATCTTCGACAGCCACAGCGGCCGGCGCATCGTGCTGGCCACCAACGTGGCCGAGACCTCGCTCACCGTACCGGGCATCCGCTACGTCATCGACGCCGGCACGGCGCGCGTCAAACGCTACAGCTTCCGCAGCAAGGTGGAGCAGCTGCTGGTCGAGCCGGTGAGCCAGGCCGCGGCCAACCAGCGCGCCGGGCGCTGCGGCCGGGTGGCCAACGGCATCTGCATCCGGCTCTACGACGAGAAGGACTTTGCCGGCCGCCCGCGCTTCACCGATCCGGAGATCCTGCGCAGCTCGCTCGCGGGCGTGATCCTGCGCATGAAGTCGCTGCACCTGGGCGACGTGGAGCAGTTCCCCTTCATCGAGCCGCCGCAGCGCCGTGCCATCGCCGACGGCTACCAGCTGCTGAACGAACTGGGCGCGGTGGATGACGCCAATGAACTGACGTCCATTGGCGCCGAACTGGCCAAGCTGCCGCTGGACCCGCGCGTCGGCCGCATGATCCTGGAGGCGCGTGAGCGTCAGGCGCTGGACGAGGTGCTGGTGATCGCCTCGGCGCTGTCGGTGCAGGACGTGCGCGACCGCCCCATGGAGGCCCAGCAGGCGGCCGACCAGGCCCATGTGAAGTTCGACGACGAGAAGAGCGAATTCAGCGGCTACCTCAAGCTCTGGAAATGGCTGGGTGACGCGCGCGGTGGCCATGGCGCGGAGCACAAGCTCAGCAACCGCCAGTACGAGCAGCTGCTGCGCCAGAACTTCGTGAGCGTGCGCCGCGTGCGCGAGTGGCGCGACATCCACAGCCAGCTCCACACCGTGGTGGCCGAGCACGGGTGGCGCCACCCGGCGCCGGGCCGCCCCAAGCCGGGTGCGGCCCCCTCGGGGGGCAGCAACGACGCGAAGCGCGGAGCGTGGGGGCCATCCTCTGCCGCGCCCGCCAGCTACGAACAACTGCACCTGTCCATGCTGTCGGGCCTGCTGGGCAACATCGGCTGCAAGCTCGACGACGAGGACGTGTACCTGGGTGCGCGCGGCATCAAGTTCCACCGCCACCCCGGTGCCCACCTGAGCAAGAAGCCGGGCCGCTGGATCGTGGCGGCCGAGCTGGTGGAGACCACGCGCCTGTTCGGCCGCGGCATCGCCGCGATCGAGCCGCAGTGGATCGAGCAGGTGGCCGGCCATCTGCTGAAGAAGCAGTTGCTCGACCCGCACTGGGAGAAGAAGGCCGCCGAGGTCACCGCGCTGGAGCGCGCCACGCTCTACGGCATCGTGATCTACAACGGCCGGCGCATGAACTTCGGCCGCGTGGACATGGTGGCGGCGCGCGAGATCTTCATCCGCGAGGCCCTGGTGGGCGGCCAGTGGGACACCAGGCTGCCCTTCCTCGCGGCCAACCAGAAGCTGATCCGCCAGGTGGAGGAGCTGGAGCACAAGTCGCGCCGCCAGGACGTGCTGGTGGATGACGAACTGATCTACGCCTTCTATGACCAGCAACTGCCGGCCGACGTCTGCAGCGGCCATGGCTTCGAGAGCTGGTACCGTGAGGAAGTCAAGCGCCAGCCGAAATTGCTGCTGCTCACGCGCGACGAGCTGATGCGCCACGAGGCCGCCGGCATCACCACCAATGCCTTCCCCAAGACCCTGCGCCTGGGCGGCGTGGACTGCGCCGCCACCTACCTGCACGAGCCCGGCGACGCCCGCGACGGCCTGACCGTGACGGTGCCGCTGTTCGTCCTCAACCAGGTCGGCGAGGAGCGCTGCGAATGGCTGGTGCCCGGCATGCTCAAGGACAAGATCCAGGCCTTGCTCAAGAGCCTGCCGCAAAAGCCCAGGTCGCGCTTCGTGCCGCTGCCCGAGTCGGCTGCCCGGCTGGCCGAGGCGCTGGGCGCGCCCGAGCGGTTCGGCACGGGTTCGCTGACCGACGCGCTGCTCAAACAGGTGCGCGAGGCCACCAGCCTGGATGTGAAGCGCGCCGACTTCAAGCTCGACATGCTGAGCCCGCACCTGTTCATGAACTTCCGCGTGGTGGACGAGCATGGCCGCCAGCTCGGCCATGGGCGCAACCTCGGCGCGCTGAAGGCGGAGCTGGGTGCCCAGGCGCGCGGCGCGTTCCAGGCGCTGGCGGGGCTGAAATTGCCGGCGCAACCGGCCACAGCACCAAAAAATGAGAAGAATGTGCCGGATGTCCAGGTGCAGCGGTCATCGGTAGCTATCAAAAACATAGCAAAGCCGGCACCGGGCGCCGAACAGCGCCACACGGCCTGGACCTTTGGCGAGCTGCCGGAATTGATGGAAATCCGCAAGGGCGGGCAGACGCTGATCGGCTTCCCCGCCTTGATCGACGGCGGCGACAGCGTGGCCATCGAGGTGTTCGACGAGCCCGAGGTGGCTGCGGCGAAGCACCGCGCAGGCCTGCGCCGCCTGTTCGCGCTGCAGATCCGCGACGCGCTCAAGTACCTGGAAAAGAACCTGCCGGACCTGCAGAAGATGGCCGTGGCCTTCATGCCGCTGGGCACGCAGGAAGAACTGCGCGACCAGATCATCGACGTGGCGCTGGACCGCGCCTTCCTGCTGGAGCCACTGCCCTCGAACGAGTTCGACTTCAAGCGCCGGGTGGAAGAGGGCCGCGGCCGGCTCACGCTGATCGCCAACGAGGTGGCGCGCCTGGCCGGCACCGTGCTGGCCGAATACGCCCTGGCGGCGCGCAAGATCAAGGACACCAAGAACCAGCCCGAGGCGACGGCCGATGCGGCGCAGCAGCTGCAGCGCCTGATGCCCAAACGCTTCGTGGCCTCGACGCCCTGGGCCCAGCTGCAGCATGTGCCGCGCTATCTCAAGGCCATCACGCTGAGGCTGGACAAGCTGCGCGCCGACCCCGCGCGCGATGCCGCCAGGCTGGCCGAGCTGCGGCCGCAGGAGCAGCGCTACTGGCGCCTCGTGGCCGAGCGCAAGGGCGCGGTGGACGACCGCATGCAGGAGTTCCGCTGGCTGCTGGAGGAGTTGCGCGTGAGCTTCTTCGCGCAGGAACTGCGCACGCCCCAGCCGGTGAGCGTGAAGCGGCTGGACAAGGCCTGGGCGCAGATCAACAGCTGA
- a CDS encoding pyridoxal phosphate-dependent aminotransferase, producing the protein MSTTARTPSIQTKLPAVGTTIFTVMSALAAEKGAVNLGQGFPDFDCDPRLVDAVTEAMQRGFNQYPPMTGVPALREAIAAKIERLHGRRYDPASEITVTAGATQAIITAILAVVRPGDEVIVLEPCYDSYVPNIELAGGTVVRVPLTPGTFRPDFGKIAAALTPRTRAILINTPHNPSATVWTREDMLALQELLAPTEVLLISDEVYEHMVFDAQEHQSAARFPGLAARAFIVSSFGKTYHVTGWKVGYVAAPPTLTTEFRKVHQFNVFTVNTPVQHGLARYMADPAPYLELPAFYQRKRDLFREGLQRTRFKLLPSEGSYFQCVDISAVSDLGEADFCQWLTAEIGVAAIPLSAFYGDGFDQRVVRFCFAKKDETLRTALDRLARL; encoded by the coding sequence ATGAGCACGACCGCCCGCACACCCAGCATCCAGACCAAACTACCCGCCGTGGGCACCACCATCTTCACCGTCATGTCGGCGCTGGCCGCTGAAAAGGGCGCCGTCAACCTGGGCCAGGGCTTCCCCGATTTCGACTGCGATCCGCGGCTGGTGGACGCCGTCACCGAAGCCATGCAGCGCGGCTTTAACCAGTACCCGCCCATGACGGGCGTGCCCGCGCTGCGCGAGGCCATCGCCGCCAAGATCGAGCGCCTGCACGGCCGCCGCTATGACCCGGCGAGCGAGATCACCGTCACCGCGGGTGCCACGCAAGCCATCATCACCGCCATCCTGGCCGTGGTGCGGCCGGGCGACGAGGTGATCGTGCTGGAGCCCTGCTACGACAGCTACGTGCCCAACATCGAGCTGGCCGGCGGCACCGTGGTGCGCGTGCCCCTTACGCCGGGCACGTTCCGCCCCGACTTCGGCAAGATCGCCGCCGCCCTGACGCCGCGCACCCGCGCCATCCTGATCAACACGCCGCACAACCCCAGCGCCACCGTCTGGACGCGCGAGGACATGCTGGCGCTGCAGGAGCTGCTGGCCCCCACCGAGGTGCTGCTGATCAGCGACGAGGTGTACGAGCACATGGTGTTCGACGCGCAGGAGCACCAGAGCGCCGCGCGCTTTCCCGGGCTGGCCGCGCGCGCCTTCATCGTGAGCAGCTTCGGCAAGACCTACCACGTCACCGGCTGGAAGGTGGGCTACGTGGCCGCCCCGCCGACGCTGACCACCGAGTTCCGCAAGGTGCACCAGTTCAACGTGTTCACCGTCAACACGCCGGTGCAGCATGGCCTGGCGCGCTACATGGCCGACCCCGCCCCCTACCTGGAGCTGCCGGCCTTCTACCAGCGCAAGCGCGACCTGTTCCGCGAGGGCCTGCAGCGCACCCGGTTCAAGCTGCTGCCCAGCGAAGGCAGCTACTTCCAGTGCGTGGACATCTCGGCCGTGAGCGACCTCGGAGAAGCGGATTTCTGCCAGTGGCTGACGGCCGAGATCGGCGTGGCGGCCATTCCGCTGTCGGCCTTCTACGGCGACGGCTTCGACCAGCGCGTGGTGCGCTTCTGCTTCGCCAAGAAGGACGAGACGCTCAGGACCGCGCTCGACCGGCTGGCCCGGCTCTGA
- a CDS encoding CysB family HTH-type transcriptional regulator, translating to MNLHQFRFVQEAARRNLNLTEAAKALHTSQPGVSKAIIELEEELGVEIFARHGKRLKRITEPGEHVLKSIELIMREVGNLKRIGEQFSAQDSGTLSIATTHTQARYVLPVPVAKLREAYPKVNVSLHQGAPDQVARMVIDEVAEIGIATESLSDYAELVTLPCYEWQHVLVLPAAHPLAKKERIALEDIAHEPIITYHPSFTGRTRIDTAFAQKKLTPRIALEAIDSDVIKTYVRLGLGVGIVAEMAVRDDGSNNDLVVRPVGHLFGQNIARVAFKRSAYLRNFVFKFAELLSDRLDRNLIAKAMSGHVNDYEL from the coding sequence ATGAATCTGCACCAATTTCGTTTCGTCCAGGAAGCTGCGCGCCGCAACCTGAACCTGACCGAAGCGGCCAAGGCCCTGCACACCTCGCAGCCCGGCGTATCCAAGGCGATCATCGAGCTGGAGGAGGAGCTGGGCGTGGAAATCTTTGCGCGCCACGGCAAGCGCCTCAAGCGCATCACCGAGCCCGGCGAGCATGTGCTGAAAAGCATCGAGCTGATCATGCGCGAGGTCGGCAACCTCAAGCGCATCGGCGAGCAGTTCAGCGCCCAGGACAGCGGCACGCTCTCGATCGCCACCACCCACACCCAGGCGCGCTACGTGCTGCCGGTGCCGGTGGCGAAGCTGCGCGAGGCCTACCCCAAGGTCAACGTGAGCCTGCACCAGGGTGCGCCCGATCAGGTGGCCAGGATGGTGATCGACGAGGTGGCCGAGATCGGCATCGCCACCGAATCGCTGTCGGACTACGCCGAACTCGTCACCCTTCCCTGCTATGAGTGGCAGCACGTGCTGGTGCTGCCCGCCGCGCACCCGCTGGCGAAGAAGGAACGCATTGCGCTGGAAGACATCGCGCATGAGCCGATCATCACCTACCACCCGTCGTTCACCGGCCGCACCCGCATCGACACCGCCTTCGCGCAAAAGAAGCTGACGCCGCGTATCGCGCTCGAGGCCATCGACTCCGACGTGATCAAGACCTATGTGCGCCTGGGCCTGGGCGTGGGCATCGTCGCCGAGATGGCCGTGCGCGACGATGGCAGCAACAACGACCTCGTGGTTCGCCCGGTGGGCCATCTGTTCGGCCAGAACATCGCGCGCGTGGCCTTCAAGCGCAGTGCCTACCTGCGCAACTTCGTCTTCAAGTTCGCCGAACTGCTGAGCGACCGGCTGGACCGCAACCTGATCGCCAAGGCCATGAGCGGGCATGTCAATGACTATGAGTTGTGA
- a CDS encoding sirohydrochlorin chelatase encodes MTQGILLLAHGSRDPQWQRPMEAVAARIRALDPQARVGCAYLELTAPDLPAAAAALIAEGACTIRVLPLFLGIGKHAREDLPRKVAELRRSHPEVVFELQPAVGEDARLVELLARIALS; translated from the coding sequence ATGACGCAAGGCATCCTGCTGCTGGCTCACGGCTCGCGCGACCCGCAGTGGCAGCGGCCGATGGAGGCCGTGGCGGCCCGCATCCGCGCACTCGACCCGCAAGCCCGGGTCGGCTGCGCCTACCTGGAGCTCACCGCGCCCGACCTGCCGGCCGCGGCCGCGGCCCTGATCGCGGAAGGTGCGTGCACCATTCGGGTGCTGCCCCTGTTCCTCGGCATCGGCAAGCATGCCCGCGAAGACCTGCCCCGGAAGGTGGCCGAGCTGCGCCGCAGCCACCCCGAGGTGGTTTTTGAGCTTCAACCGGCGGTGGGCGAGGATGCCCGGCTGGTAGAGCTGCTGGCCCGGATCGCGCTCTCCTGA
- the lptG gene encoding LPS export ABC transporter permease LptG, whose amino-acid sequence MKTLRRLIYGEVLLSVAFVTLGFLALFFFFDFVDELQYVGKNGPTGYQLVHALAYVTLMIPSHFYELLPITVLIGTIFVMARLAQSSEFTILRTSGLGPWRAMKALLVLGLGFVLLTFAVGDYLSPVSDRTAQLLKARYQGSITVGQTGAWLKEKQLYNSYAVNVGALSPDGNMHAVRIFEFDSRSFLVSLTQAAQAHFGEDDSWVLENVERSEFVSRGGDMAKIERSHLDRFRWPTEISAEMVSVALLKPDRMGTIDLFQYIQHLNANGQAAQRYEIEFWKKVFYPLSCLVMVVLALPFAYLHFRSGGIATYVFGGVMIGISFFLLNNVFGYVGNLRNWWPWLTAAAPGLIYSLLSLAAFGWLVLRR is encoded by the coding sequence GTGAAGACCCTGAGGCGGCTGATCTACGGCGAAGTCCTGCTCTCGGTGGCCTTCGTCACCCTGGGCTTCCTGGCGCTGTTCTTCTTTTTCGACTTCGTCGACGAGCTGCAGTACGTCGGCAAGAACGGCCCCACGGGCTACCAGCTCGTCCATGCGCTGGCCTACGTCACGCTCATGATCCCCAGCCACTTCTACGAGCTGCTGCCGATCACGGTGCTGATCGGCACCATCTTCGTGATGGCGCGGCTGGCCCAGAGTTCGGAGTTCACGATCCTGCGCACCAGCGGCCTCGGGCCCTGGCGCGCCATGAAGGCGCTGCTGGTGCTGGGCCTGGGCTTCGTGCTGCTGACGTTCGCCGTCGGCGACTACCTGTCTCCGGTCAGCGACCGCACGGCGCAGTTGCTCAAGGCGCGCTACCAGGGCAGCATCACGGTCGGCCAGACGGGCGCCTGGCTCAAGGAAAAGCAGCTCTACAACAGCTACGCCGTCAATGTCGGCGCCCTCTCTCCCGACGGCAACATGCACGCGGTGCGTATCTTCGAATTCGACAGCCGCAGCTTCCTGGTCTCGCTGACCCAGGCCGCCCAGGCCCATTTCGGCGAGGACGATTCCTGGGTGCTGGAGAACGTGGAGCGCAGCGAGTTCGTCTCGCGCGGCGGCGACATGGCGAAGATCGAACGCTCCCACCTCGACCGGTTCCGCTGGCCCACCGAGATCAGCGCCGAAATGGTCTCCGTCGCCCTGCTCAAGCCCGACCGGATGGGCACGATCGACCTGTTCCAGTACATCCAGCACCTCAACGCCAACGGCCAGGCCGCCCAGCGCTACGAGATCGAGTTCTGGAAAAAGGTGTTCTACCCCTTGAGCTGCCTGGTGATGGTCGTGCTGGCCCTGCCTTTCGCCTACCTCCACTTCCGCTCCGGCGGCATTGCCACCTACGTCTTCGGCGGCGTGATGATCGGCATCAGCTTCTTCCTGCTGAACAACGTGTTCGGCTATGTGGGGAACCTGCGCAACTGGTGGCCCTGGCTCACGGCGGCGGCCCCGGGGCTGATCTATTCGCTGCTCTCGCTGGCAGCCTTCGGCTGGCTGGTGCTGCGCCGCTAG
- the lptF gene encoding LPS export ABC transporter permease LptF — protein MLFHSSIRKELARSFGATLVVLVTIVMTMMLIRTLGQASRGSVNPSDVMVVMAYTVLGHLPTILTLSLFIAIVGTLSRMYRDSEMVIWFASGRGLASFLGPLFRFAWPVLLVIALLALVVWPWSNQQTQDMKDRFEKRGDLERIAPGQFQESASGSRVFFIEKESPNNKTGQNVFISATERGKEAVTSARSGRVEIIGEDNFLLLSIGQRLESTIGETDLKISDFAEYGTKVGADSLGAQEDAPAKSLSTLALLMAPTRFNLGELAWRIGLALAAMNFVVIAVAVSSVNPRAGRGGSMIFALFSFVVYYNLLNLGQSWIGAGRISFSGFLLALHGGVLALGLLWLGKRHNNWFLRRPARQPVASEAGA, from the coding sequence ATGTTATTCCATTCCTCCATCCGCAAGGAGCTGGCCCGCAGTTTCGGCGCGACGCTGGTGGTGCTGGTCACCATCGTCATGACCATGATGCTGATCCGCACGCTGGGCCAGGCCTCGCGCGGCAGCGTCAACCCGTCGGACGTGATGGTGGTCATGGCCTACACCGTGCTCGGCCATCTGCCCACCATCCTCACGCTGAGCCTGTTCATCGCCATCGTGGGCACGCTGTCGCGCATGTACCGCGACAGCGAGATGGTGATCTGGTTCGCCAGCGGACGCGGCCTGGCGAGCTTCCTGGGGCCGCTGTTCCGCTTTGCCTGGCCGGTGCTGCTGGTCATCGCCCTGCTCGCGCTGGTGGTCTGGCCCTGGTCCAACCAGCAGACCCAGGACATGAAGGACCGCTTCGAGAAGCGCGGCGACCTGGAGCGCATCGCACCGGGCCAGTTCCAGGAATCCGCCAGCGGCAGCCGCGTGTTCTTCATCGAAAAGGAATCGCCCAACAACAAGACCGGGCAGAACGTCTTCATCTCGGCCACCGAGCGCGGCAAGGAGGCCGTGACCTCGGCCCGCAGCGGCCGCGTCGAAATCATCGGGGAAGACAACTTCCTGCTGCTCAGCATCGGGCAGCGCCTGGAAAGCACCATCGGCGAAACCGATCTCAAGATCAGCGACTTCGCCGAGTATGGAACCAAGGTGGGCGCCGACAGCCTGGGCGCGCAGGAAGACGCCCCCGCCAAGTCGCTCTCGACGCTGGCCCTGCTGATGGCGCCCACGCGTTTCAACCTCGGCGAGCTGGCCTGGCGCATCGGGCTGGCCCTCGCCGCCATGAATTTCGTGGTGATCGCCGTGGCGGTTTCCAGCGTCAATCCCCGCGCCGGGCGCGGGGGCAGCATGATCTTTGCGCTGTTCTCCTTCGTGGTCTATTACAACCTGCTCAACCTCGGCCAGAGCTGGATCGGCGCGGGCCGCATCTCGTTCTCCGGCTTCCTGCTGGCCCTGCATGGCGGGGTGCTGGCCCTGGGGCTGCTGTGGCTCGGCAAGCGGCACAACAACTGGTTCCTGCGGCGCCCGGCCCGGCAGCCGGTGGCATCGGAGGCAGGCGCGTGA
- a CDS encoding leucyl aminopeptidase: MNFELKTLDLAGAAAEKCDALVVLVTQAFKPGKDALSRVLAEAAKAGDFEAKPARLLSLYRPAGLTAVRVVLAGIGEGSPRQVRQAVQAAVGALKASPAKRLLVCFAEATQGEALRAAMLAGAEASYVYTTTKSKAEGRKIQQLVLGAPDASVLKPAFERGAAAVAGIELAKEWGNRPANHATPSMLAGAAKALAKFPGVKCEVLGPKEVEKLGMGALMAVAQGSVEPLRFVVLRYEGAAKSVAPTVLVGKGITFDTGGISIKPAAEMDEMKFDMCGAASVLGVFRALAELKPAINVVGLIPSCENMPDGRAIKPGDVVTSMSGQTIEILNTDAEGRLILCDALTYAERFKPGAVVDIATLTGACVIALGAVRSGMFSADDELALALQAAGEAALDPCWRLPLDEDYAEGLKTHFADVANVAGRAGGAITAAKFLQRFAGKFAWAHLDIAGTAWKSGAAKGATGRPVGLLVEYLLAQAPAGAAAAKKPKARPAAARK, encoded by the coding sequence ATGAACTTTGAGCTCAAGACCCTGGACCTGGCTGGCGCCGCCGCCGAAAAATGCGATGCCCTCGTGGTGCTGGTCACCCAGGCGTTCAAGCCCGGCAAGGACGCCTTGTCGCGCGTGCTGGCCGAGGCGGCCAAGGCCGGCGATTTCGAGGCCAAGCCGGCCCGGCTGCTCTCTCTGTACCGGCCGGCCGGGCTGACGGCCGTGCGCGTGGTGCTGGCAGGCATCGGCGAGGGCTCGCCCCGGCAGGTGCGGCAGGCGGTGCAGGCCGCTGTCGGGGCCCTCAAGGCCAGCCCTGCCAAGCGGCTGCTGGTCTGCTTTGCCGAGGCCACCCAAGGCGAGGCTTTGCGGGCCGCGATGCTGGCGGGCGCCGAAGCCAGCTATGTGTACACCACCACCAAATCGAAGGCGGAAGGCCGCAAGATCCAGCAGCTGGTGCTGGGCGCGCCGGATGCTTCCGTGCTCAAGCCGGCCTTCGAGCGCGGCGCCGCAGCCGTTGCCGGGATCGAGCTGGCCAAGGAATGGGGCAACCGCCCGGCCAACCACGCCACTCCCAGCATGCTGGCCGGCGCGGCCAAGGCGTTGGCCAAGTTCCCCGGGGTCAAATGCGAGGTGCTCGGCCCCAAGGAGGTGGAAAAGCTCGGCATGGGCGCGCTGATGGCGGTGGCCCAGGGCTCGGTGGAGCCGCTGCGCTTCGTGGTGCTCAGGTACGAGGGCGCGGCCAAATCGGTGGCGCCGACCGTGCTGGTCGGCAAGGGCATTACCTTCGACACCGGCGGCATCTCGATCAAGCCGGCCGCCGAAATGGACGAAATGAAGTTCGACATGTGCGGCGCCGCCAGCGTGCTGGGGGTGTTCCGCGCGCTGGCCGAGCTCAAGCCGGCCATCAACGTGGTGGGCCTCATTCCCAGCTGCGAGAACATGCCCGACGGCCGCGCGATCAAGCCGGGCGACGTGGTGACCAGCATGAGCGGGCAGACCATCGAGATTCTCAATACCGATGCCGAAGGGCGGCTCATCCTGTGCGACGCGCTCACCTATGCCGAACGTTTCAAGCCGGGTGCCGTGGTGGACATCGCAACGTTGACCGGGGCCTGCGTGATCGCGCTGGGCGCGGTGCGCAGCGGCATGTTCTCGGCGGACGACGAACTGGCCCTGGCCCTGCAGGCGGCGGGCGAGGCAGCGCTCGATCCCTGCTGGCGCCTGCCGCTGGATGAGGACTATGCGGAAGGGCTCAAGACCCATTTCGCCGATGTGGCCAACGTCGCCGGACGTGCGGGCGGCGCCATCACGGCCGCCAAGTTCCTGCAGCGCTTTGCCGGCAAGTTTGCCTGGGCGCATCTGGACATCGCCGGCACCGCCTGGAAGAGCGGTGCGGCCAAGGGGGCCACGGGGCGCCCGGTGGGCCTGCTGGTCGAATACCTGCTGGCCCAGGCTCCGGCGGGGGCTGCTGCGGCGAAGAAGCCGAAAGCCAGGCCGGCGGCCGCGCGCAAGTGA
- a CDS encoding DNA polymerase III subunit chi, giving the protein MTEVAFHFNAPDKVAYACRLLRKAVGSGARVVVTAEPEVLQKLDVALWTFAPLEFVPHCRSASAAPMLAASPVVLAGSVHGTPHQQVLLNLGEQVPDGFERFERLIEVVTQQGDDRQGARHRWKHYADRGYAITRHDLALKGSA; this is encoded by the coding sequence ATGACGGAAGTTGCATTTCACTTCAACGCCCCCGACAAGGTGGCCTATGCCTGCCGGCTGCTGCGCAAGGCGGTGGGCAGCGGCGCCCGGGTCGTGGTGACGGCGGAGCCGGAGGTGCTGCAAAAGCTGGACGTGGCCCTGTGGACGTTCGCCCCGCTGGAGTTCGTTCCGCACTGCCGCAGCGCCAGTGCCGCGCCCATGCTGGCGGCCTCTCCCGTGGTGCTGGCCGGTTCGGTGCATGGCACGCCCCATCAGCAGGTCCTGCTCAATCTGGGCGAGCAGGTGCCCGACGGCTTTGAGCGCTTCGAGCGGCTGATCGAGGTGGTGACGCAGCAGGGCGATGACCGCCAGGGCGCACGCCACCGCTGGAAGCACTATGCCGACCGGGGTTACGCCATCACCCGGCACGATCTGGCGCTGAAGGGATCCGCCTGA